The Polluticoccus soli sequence CCGGTAAACAAGATGTTTACATCACTCTCTGCACGATCACAAAAAGAACATTTTCTCTCTGTTTGTTTTGCCATAAATTTTCCAAAAAACGTTGAACTGCAAAGGTACGAAGACTGCCGGGATTATAACCTATGTGAAAATGTGAAAATATATTACGCAGCCGCTTGTCACACGCGATTGTCTATCTTGCAGCAGTTATGCAGCCCCTGCTTTCCACAAACGGTACCGGCGCCCTTTTTGCAGATATTATACTTCCGCTAAATCTTTCTCGCACACTTACTTATGGTGTGCCTGTAGATATGCAGGGGGCTATCCGCACGGGTATGCGCGTAGAAGTATCGCTGGGGAAGAACAAGGTCTATTCCGGCATTGTTGACAGGCTGCACCACGAAAAACCCGAGTTATACGAGGTTAAACCCATCCGCCAGCTGATAGACGAGGAGCCGGTGGTAAATGACACACAGCTCCAGTTCTGGAAATGGATAGGTGATTACTATATGGCCGAGCCCGGCGAAGTAATGCAGGCAGCACTGCCTGCCCACCTTAAGCTGCAGGGCGAAACCCGGCTGCAATGGGCTCCTCAGGATATAGATGTGGTGTACGAGTGGAGCGACGCAGCCTATCCCGCTGCCGAATCGCTCGAAAACCGCGGTGAGCTCACCATGACCGAGTTGCGCAGCATCACGGGCGCCAGGCATTTCAATGGAGTGCTGCAGGAGCTGATCGAGAACCAGGTGGTGATCATTAAAGATGCGCTGGAGCCGGAATACCGTCCCAAGAAGGAGCGGGTGGTAACGCTGGCCGAAGAGTTTACGGGCGACGAAGCACTGCATGCTTTGTTCGACGAGCTGTCGCGCGCGCCTAAGCAACTGGAACTGCTGATGGCCTACATCGAACTGTCGATGAAGAATGGCACGGTGCGGCAGGCAGATATCATTGAGCGGACCAGCGCCACGGCTGCGCAGGTAAAGGCACTGGCCGACAAAGGCATTTTCAAAGTAAAAGAAGTTGAAGTAGACCGGCTGGTGTTTGGCAAAAAGCAGGAGGAAAAAGAGATAGTATTCACCCTCGCACAGCAAAAAGCTTACGATGAACTGCTGCAAAGCATGGACGAAAAAGATGTGGTGCTGCTGGAAGGTGTAACCGGTAGCGGTAAAACGCTACTGTATGTAGATAGAGTGAAGGCTGCTATTGCTGAAGGCAAACAGGCCATACTGCTACTCCCGGAGATAGGATTGACCACGCAACTCGTTAGTCGCTTATATGCATACTTCGGCGACGACCTCGGTGTATACCATTCACGTTTCAGCAACAATGAGCGTGTAGAGATATGGGAAAAGGTGCGGACGGGCAAGTATAAAGTAGTTGCAGGCCCGCGCTCTGCGTTATGGCTTCCTTATAACAACATCGGCATCATCGTTGCCGACGAAGAGCACGATGCTTCTTACAAACAAAAAGACCCGGCTCCGCGCTTTCACGCGCGCGATGCTGCTATATACCTTGCCTCTCTACACAAAGCAAAAGTGATACTCGGTTCTGCCACACCAAGCGTGGAAAGCCTGTACAATGCACAACAAGGCAAGTATGGCTATGTGCAGTTAAAAGAGCGCTACCAGGGCGTGCGCATGCCGGGTATCGAACTGGTGAATGCGAAATCGCTGGAGGCTGTACGGCAGTTGGGATATAAACTGTTGACACCGGAATTGCAGCAGGCAATGGGCGAAGCGCTGCAGAACAAAAAGCAGGTCATACTGTTCCAGAACCGCAGGGGTTATGCACCTTTCCAGCTGTGCATGGTATGCGGCTGGGTGCCTCAGTGTAAAAACTGCGCGGTGGCGCTCACCTATCACAAAAGCACCGATAAACTGCATTGCCACTATTGCGGACAGAAATCCGCGGTTATTCATAGCTGCCCTTCATGCGGCAGCAATCGCCTGCAGAGCAAAACCTTCGGCACGGAGAAGATAGAAGAAGAAGTACAGCAATTATTCCCTAAGGCACGCGTAGCGCGCATGGACGTTGACAGCATGCGCGGCAAGCAAACGCTGTCACAACTGCTGGACCAACTGGCCAAACAAAAAGTAGACATATTGGTGGGCACCCAGATGGTAGTAAAGGGACTGGACTTCGCACCTGTGTCTTTAGTAGGTATCCTTAGCGCCGACAGCCTGTTAAGCTATCCCGATTTTCGCGTTAATGAACGCGCATTCCAGCTGATGGAGCAGGTGAGCGGCCGCGCAGGTCGCGCCGATGGTGCCGGCCGTGTGATCATACAGGTGCACAACCTGCAACACCCGGTTTTGAAATGGGTGCAGGAACACGATGTGCGCGCTTACTACGATCACGAGATAAAATACCGCGAGTACTTTGCCTATCCTCCGTTCTCAAGGCTTATCAAGGTAATATTCAAACACAAAGACGAACCCAAAACCATCGAAGCTGCCAACGTCATGGCTCAGGCAGTGTCCAAGATCGAGGGCATTATCATACAAGGGCCGGGTCCCGCTGTGGTTTCGCGCGTGCGTAATCTTTATGTACAGGAGATCTGGATAAAATGTCCCCGCGACCGCCGTGTCATCAACGAAGTAAAATCCGTGATCCGCACCCAGCGACAAGCCATCACTACGACAAAGGGTAACAATGCCTTGCAGGTACTCCCTGATGTAGATCCCGTATCATAAAAAAAGCGGGCACCAATGGTACCCGCCCTGTATCAATGTGTTGATGTTTTTAAACGTCAATAAAAGAATCGAGGATTTCAGCGGCGCGCTCTTTCGTCATCGGCTCATCGAATGCCTGTGTTACAGCATCGAATTTCAGATCCTGTGCGTTCAGCCCGATCATGTCGATACCTGATTGTACGGTGATCGATTCACCGTGGTAATAAGATTGCAGGTAAGAATTCTCTGTATCGCTGTTGCTGCCTGTAACCCATGGACGAATTCCAACAACGCCCGCATCCTTGCGCATCTTACGCACTTTAGCTGCATACCTGCCAGTTGCGGTGTGTATACTCAGCACGGCAGCCAGGAAAGTATCATTTACCATCAGCTTGGTTACCGTTCCCTTTTGGACACGTATGGTAGTATCCTCAATGGTTTGCGCTAGTTCCAGCATTTTTATGAAATTCACCAGCGACTCTGCAAACGGACCAGTGCCCGAGCCACTTCCGCCTGTAATGTCGAATGTTGGTGCTGTAGCTGGCACACCACCGCCATCGTGTATTACTGCGCTTAGATAAGCTATGTGTTTTTGTTTTTGTGCCAGGAGTAATTCGAATGCTGTTCGCGCACCTACCGAACCAAAAACAGGGCCCTCATTCAACACCTTGGTGTAAAATGCTTCGCCAAACTGTTCCCAGGTCAACACAAGGTTCAATGCTTCTATCAGTTCACCAGCTGTTTGTGCCTTAGCGGTCCTGAACAATGAACCCGCTGCCAACGGCAGTGATGCCAGCATCACCTTCGACCCGAAACTTTTAAAAAGGCCCCTCCGGCTGTCAACCTTATCAGTTCCTTCTTCCTGTATCGCTTTGAGTATAGTATTAAGCTTCATAAACTGTCGTCGGTTTTATTGTTTAGGTATATGCTTGGTCGATATCTCCTTGGGATAATATTTACTCAGCGATGCAAGCACCTGCTCGGGTGTTTTGGCCACATCCATTTGCTCAGCGTTCAAGCCATGAGCAAAGTCGTTAGGAGCCAGCCCATCATTTACATAACCGAGGTGCCTGCCGTTCACAGACATCATCTTGGCAATCTGCTCCAGGTATTGAGCTGATGCGAAACGACCTGCAATGCCGAGGAATCCCGAGATCAATGCCTGTTCAATATCCCTGGCTGCACCCAAAGCAGCTTCACGATTGGTAAATTCAACTTTATTATCGAGGAAGAACTGGAAATCTTCGATCACCTTTGTACCCAGCATATCGCGCAGCAGTTCGCGGTGTGCGATCTCATGGTCGCGCATTTCAGGTATTTGTTGCGATTCAGCTATCGGGCCGTCAGGATTAAGTCTTGCCGCGAAGCCTGTATAAAATGCAGCACTCAGTTGTTTGAGGGCAAACATATAGTTGAGCAGACCCCAATCTTCCGAACCCAGGTCTACTGAGCCGTCAGCCGGTTCCGGACCATCGTCATCTTTATTGCACGAGGCTATCACCAGTCCCGCACCTGCGAGACCTGCATAGCTGAGGAACTGCCTGCGCGACAGGTCTTTTTGCGCAATGGCAGAAGTTTCCTTCAATTCTTCTTTCATAACGAAGCAAATGTTTTGTACGCTTTTGAACTAATACCAGCACTCGCAGCAGGGAATAGTTAACCCCTTGCCATGCAAGTGCGTAGGTAAATCTAATATTTGTTATCCGCTTTTCATAGCCACAGCCTGAAAAACGCCCGAAAATTGAGGGAATCCGCCTAGTTTTTGGCGGCTATGAATACAAAAGGAAGCTGTATCCGGCTCTGGAAGGCATTATGGATCTTGCCGGGATGTTTGATGATCTTGTATTGCTGCAAGTCTATCACTTCTACTGTAGAAAGAAACAATCGCTGGAGCGTCACCTGGTGCAGGTATTTTACCAGGACGGCGGCATCTATCGCATCTGCTGCCATCACATTGTGGGTATAATGAGCCCAAACCTTATTCCCCCTGCCGCTCCACATAGTTTCATCATTTAAAGCGCTTGGAATGGTACATCCTGTTCAGGTCCGTTCCGCAGCCGCATTTCTTACTACTACTACAACTTTGTGCCAGCACCAGCACTGCTCCCAGCAGCACTACGTAAATTATACTTTTCTTAAACACCATACTCTTTGCTAAACGCTACTTTTGGTAAAAATACGGATAATTGGAAAGCAATAATCCTAAGCAAATATTAATAGTTCCACTCGACTGGGGCCTTGGTCACACCACCCGGTGCGTGCCGCTCATCCGCTACCTGCAGCAGCTGGGGCATCATATAACCGTTGGCGGCAATGAGTGGCAGCGCAAGTATATAACTGAAACTTTCCCCGGCATAGAAACTATCCACCTGGACGGCTACAACGTGAGCTATAGCAAACACGGCAAAGGGTTCATGTTCGCCATATTGCAGCAAATACCCAAACTGCTGCGCAATGTGCGCAAGGAACATGAATGGCTGATCGAATTGTCAGAGAAGCGCAAGTTCGATGGTATTATTTCTGATAACCGGTATGGATTGTTTCATCCAACTATCCCTTCGGTCATCATGACGCACCAGGTGCTGGCACAAACCGGCATGGGTAATACCGCTGACAGCCTGCTGCGCCGACTGCATTATCGTTTCCTCACTCGTTTCGGGCAATGCTGGGTGGTCGATGTACCGGGCATACCCAACCTGAGTGGCAAACTGGGCCATCCCAGTCCCATGCCACGAAACGCAAAATTTGCCGGGCTGCTCTCGCAGATCATTCCAAATGCGCACATAGCCGAGGACCATTTGCTGGTATTACTTTCCGGCCCTGAACCACAGCGCACCATGTTGTCGCATATACTTTGGGAACAACTAAAAGACCATAAAGGCAAAGTAGTTTTTGTAGAGGGTTCCGACAAAGCTCCGCGACAAGCTAACAATTCCACCTTCGGACAGAACGGAAGATATTTTCTCCGCATCACGAAAGACTCACTGCAACCGTTGATAGAAGATGCCTCAATCGTCATTTGCCGTAGCGGCTACTCAACCTTAATGGATCTGGCAGTGCTGTACAAGAAAGCCATCCTCATACCCACACCTGGACAAACCGAACAGGAATACCTCGGCAAACACCTGCACAAAGAAGGCGTATTTTTTCATGCTCCACAAAAGAACTTTGACCTGCAACATGCACTGACCGATGCACAATTATTCCCTTTCAAGAAGTTAGAGCTGCATGGCGCGCATGAGTTGTATAAGGGTGTAGTGGAAGAGTGGGTGAAGAGTTTGTAAAATGCCGGTTTCCACCTGACACGACAAATATTTACTGCTCCAACTCGTTGACTGCTTCATTTACAGCCTGACCAAAATCGCGAAAATATTTGGGCAGAGCCTCGACATCATCCGTGATATACCAGCGGTAAGTTTTGCCACTTACGGTCGCGGTTATTGTGCTTCCGCCGGCGTCGGGATACTTCGAGTGGTATTCCTTGCCGTTTTTATCGAGCATGCCACGCGTTATTTTAGTCAAGAGTTCCTTAGCACGGACAGATTTTTCGGCAGGTACCGGCGTATCAAAAACGTCTTCGTTATTCATCACCACCAAGGTATCCTCCATCACGCCATCGCCGGTTATTTTATAATATGTCGTAGGCTTGAGGCTATAGCCGTGATTTGCCAAAAGCAATATACTCTCCGCTGTAACAGTTTCCTTTTTATTGCAGCCTGCAAGCAATAAGACTACGGCTGCTGCATTAATTGCCAGTTTTTTCATAGGGTTTCGTTTATCAGAATAACGTCGATATCAAACAATATACCAAGGCTCGCCCAATTTTTATTTAATATGACGCCAGGTGTTTACACCTGACGCCATATATTCTAAGGTTTCCATTCAGTAGCCTGCATCAAACCAAAACGATTACCCTCGGTATCCTCGCAGCCTGCAAAAAAACCAACACCAGGTATCTCGGCTTTCTCCACGCGTATCTTACCACCATTCTTCTTCACGTCTTCCATTGCTTTGTCTACGTCATCTACCATGATGGTGCAGTCGTAAGTATATAGCTTATCGCTGCCACGTTTGTAGAGGCCGCCGTTGATGCCGGGAGTTCCATCAGGACCGGTCACCAGTCCCCAGTAATCCATCATGCCGCCTTCCGATTCCTTCATCATCTGCGGCACCTGCCAGCCAAATGTATTCTCGTAAAACTTCTTGGCCCTTTCGATATCATCGGCCTGTATCTCAAAATGAACGACGCGGTTGTTTGCCATGTTGCTTTGGTTTAAATGTGAGAAATAAATTTAGCACTATTACCGGGTCGTTTCGTCCCGATATTTTTAAATGTAGATTAAGTATTGAGGCTCATCGAAGTGGGAACAAAAAAGTTTTCTTTCCATCTTGAGAGGGTAGGAAAGACCAAAGGCCTTTCGGGTTCTATGCGATGGATATGATAGCTTGCGCCAGTGGGCTCCCTTCCTCTCTTGAGAGCCATGTCAATGAAAAAATAATCAATAGGGAGCAGGGAGGGGCGCAGCCCTATGCGCATCAGCGGGCCTGTGACACTGCCAACGCACTCGTAGGATAGAAATTCTACAGATCTATAACAACAGGAGGCACGACAGCACTCAAGGACGACATGCTGCCCACTTTCTTCTCTTTACCATTCAGCGTGTAATAAGTAATGTCTCTGCAACCCTCTTCACGGTCCGGACCAGCTTCCACATTTTCAAAACGTATCCCGGTTATTGTATACTCCCCGACTCCGGGCCGAAATGTGAACTTCCAATCAAATTGCTCCCTGATCTCATAATATCCATAATGGACTTGCACTGAATCGAGCGTATCATTCTCTACGAGTTGCGAGAAATTACTCCCCTTCTGGTATTTACCTGCTACCACGACAAGTCCGCTGTCATTAAACACATGGAATTTTACGGATAATCGCGGAGTATCGCAACCACGTTTCGGGAGCGTACATGAAGCAAGGAAGGATAAGCAGCCAAGAATAATTGCTACAGGTAACAGGGTATTGATTGAATTTTTCATAAGAAATATATTACTGTCAGCTCCAATTTTTATGCCAAAATACTTTATGAAACGGCGACAATATACTTAATAATTGTAGTTTTTTTGCTATCTTTGTAATGGAACTGTCAGAAATTTTCTGCAGCATTTTTTGTCCGTCACCCTATCAACCACCTATCATGAACGACGAGAAAATAACCCGCATTCCCGCACAGCACCTTATTTATGTAAAAGAATACATCCGCACCGGCGATAAGGAACGCGCCTATGGCAAAGCCTATCCCAATGCACAGCCACAAAGCCGCAAGCCTGCAGCATGGCGACTCTCACGTCGACCGGAGATTCAGGAGCTGATAGATGAGAAACAGAAAGCATCGATAGAAAAAGGCTTTGCAGCCGCGGAGGCTGAAGCTGCCGAAAGGCATAAAAAAGACTTCCTTTCTTTGCATGAACGCCGTGTCGAACTGGCCCGCATCGTGCGCCGGCAGGCGAGGATGAACAAATACTACAAGTTCAAAGAAGAAGTAAAGACAATGGAAGTGACGGTCGACAACCCCGCCGCCATACTACGCGCCATAGAACTGGACACAAAGCTGGAAGCAGAGTACTTCGCTAAAAAGCCGGCAGTTGAAAAGGCGAAGGAGACCAGGACAGATGAAGAAAAGTTCAGGCTGCTTATTTACATCGACAAAAAGGCATTCGGAGGCGAAGAAGAGGACCTGACCGACGAAGAATATGACTACGCTATCAAACAATCGCTTACCAATGACGGTTTTAGGATCTGCCCTCCAAAGCTCCGGCCAGATTGGGAGGAACTTGGATGTGTAATACACCGCGACATGGAAACGGGCAAATACGAATACCACTGCCCGGCCGATAAGGTGAAAACGAGACAGGAAAATGGAAAAACGATCTACTATTACGAGCAGGAGGAAAAAGACAAAGAACAGGTAACATCCGGTAACATCGACAGCCGCCAAACCACTGGCACAGAGCACGAAGCAGAAAAATCACTCATGCGACATGCTGAACCGGAAAAGTTACCGCCGCAACCGCCGGTGCGACAGTATATCTATCCCACCGACCGGGCAGCCACCAAACGTGACGAATGGGCACCGATAGAACGGGTGTTGGACGACTACTGGGAATACTATCTGAAAAATCAAAACATGACAAATATGCGCGGGCATGAGGCCATCGTACGCCTATCGCGCAGCCGCAACCTGCCACCCGAAAAACGCCGGGAGCTGGAACTGGAAACAGGCTGGGAGTTTCATCCCGACCGGCCGGGGTTGGTGAGACGGGTAAATCACGGGCATGCCCAAAAACCCTGACAAGGCCTCGCCAGCACACCCCTGATTCATTATCTTTGCACACTATTTTAGATATATGCTTACAGCCAACGAGATACGCAGTCAATTCCTGGATTTTTTCAAGAGCAAGGGCCATGTCATTGTCGCATCAGCGCCGGTAGTGGTGAAGAACGATCCTACGCTGCTGTTCACCAATTCGGGTATGAACCAGTTCAAGGATTATTTCCTGGGCAACAAACAGGCACCAGACCCGCGTGTGGCCGATACCCAGAAATGCCTGCGTGTAAGTGGTAAGCATAATGACCTGGAAGAAGTGGGCGTGGATACCTATCACCATACCATGTTCGAGATGCTGGGCAACTGGAGCTTTGGCGACTACTTCAAGAAAGAAGCTATTGAATGGAGCTGGGAGTTGCTGACCGAAGTGTACAAGATACCGAAAGACCGCCTCTACGTCACCGTATTTGAAGGCGATGCCAACGAAAACCTGCCTAAAGACGAGGAAGCATACAACGAGTGGAAAAAATACATAGCCGAAGACCGCATCCTGATGGGCAATAAGAAGGATAACTTCTGGGAAATGGGTGATACCGGTCCCTGCGGTCCCTGCTCAGAAATACATGTGGACTGCCGTAGCGAAGAAGAGCGCAATCAAGAAGATGGCGCGAAGCTGGTAAATGCAGACCATCCGCAGGTGATCGAAATATGGAACAACGTGTTCATGCAGTTTAACCGCGTGTGGACCGACAAAGCAAAATTTGATAAGTGGTCTGAGCAGAATGCAGGTGCAGAAAAATCTGAGCGTGCCAAATTGATCATAGCCTGCACTGAACTGGTCCCGCTGCCTGCGAGGCATGTGGATACCGGCATGGGCCTGGAAAGGCTGGTGCGTGTGCTGCAAGGTAAACAAAGCAACTACGATACCGACCTGTTTACGGGTACGATAGCTGAAATAGAAAAGATCACCGGTAAAAAATACGGCTATACAGACAGCAAGCAGGATGTAGCCTTCCGCGTGCTGGCCGATCACATACGTGCAATTGGTTTTACCATTGCCGATGGTCAGCTGCCATCGAACACAGGGGCGGGTTATGTGATACGCCGCATCCTTCGCAGGGCTGCACGTTATTACTATTCTTACCTCGACTACAAACAGCCCCTGCTGGTACAGCTAATGCCGGTGCTGGCAGAGCAGTTCAAAGGTGTGTTTGATGAACTGCGCAAGCAATTAGACCTGGTGTGCAAAGTGGTGAAGGAAGAAGAGGAAGCTTTTCTGCGCACG is a genomic window containing:
- the priA gene encoding replication restart helicase PriA, giving the protein MSHAIVYLAAVMQPLLSTNGTGALFADIILPLNLSRTLTYGVPVDMQGAIRTGMRVEVSLGKNKVYSGIVDRLHHEKPELYEVKPIRQLIDEEPVVNDTQLQFWKWIGDYYMAEPGEVMQAALPAHLKLQGETRLQWAPQDIDVVYEWSDAAYPAAESLENRGELTMTELRSITGARHFNGVLQELIENQVVIIKDALEPEYRPKKERVVTLAEEFTGDEALHALFDELSRAPKQLELLMAYIELSMKNGTVRQADIIERTSATAAQVKALADKGIFKVKEVEVDRLVFGKKQEEKEIVFTLAQQKAYDELLQSMDEKDVVLLEGVTGSGKTLLYVDRVKAAIAEGKQAILLLPEIGLTTQLVSRLYAYFGDDLGVYHSRFSNNERVEIWEKVRTGKYKVVAGPRSALWLPYNNIGIIVADEEHDASYKQKDPAPRFHARDAAIYLASLHKAKVILGSATPSVESLYNAQQGKYGYVQLKERYQGVRMPGIELVNAKSLEAVRQLGYKLLTPELQQAMGEALQNKKQVILFQNRRGYAPFQLCMVCGWVPQCKNCAVALTYHKSTDKLHCHYCGQKSAVIHSCPSCGSNRLQSKTFGTEKIEEEVQQLFPKARVARMDVDSMRGKQTLSQLLDQLAKQKVDILVGTQMVVKGLDFAPVSLVGILSADSLLSYPDFRVNERAFQLMEQVSGRAGRADGAGRVIIQVHNLQHPVLKWVQEHDVRAYYDHEIKYREYFAYPPFSRLIKVIFKHKDEPKTIEAANVMAQAVSKIEGIIIQGPGPAVVSRVRNLYVQEIWIKCPRDRRVINEVKSVIRTQRQAITTTKGNNALQVLPDVDPVS
- a CDS encoding ferritin-like domain-containing protein yields the protein MKLNTILKAIQEEGTDKVDSRRGLFKSFGSKVMLASLPLAAGSLFRTAKAQTAGELIEALNLVLTWEQFGEAFYTKVLNEGPVFGSVGARTAFELLLAQKQKHIAYLSAVIHDGGGVPATAPTFDITGGSGSGTGPFAESLVNFIKMLELAQTIEDTTIRVQKGTVTKLMVNDTFLAAVLSIHTATGRYAAKVRKMRKDAGVVGIRPWVTGSNSDTENSYLQSYYHGESITVQSGIDMIGLNAQDLKFDAVTQAFDEPMTKERAAEILDSFIDV
- a CDS encoding ferritin-like domain-containing protein; its protein translation is MKEELKETSAIAQKDLSRRQFLSYAGLAGAGLVIASCNKDDDGPEPADGSVDLGSEDWGLLNYMFALKQLSAAFYTGFAARLNPDGPIAESQQIPEMRDHEIAHRELLRDMLGTKVIEDFQFFLDNKVEFTNREAALGAARDIEQALISGFLGIAGRFASAQYLEQIAKMMSVNGRHLGYVNDGLAPNDFAHGLNAEQMDVAKTPEQVLASLSKYYPKEISTKHIPKQ
- a CDS encoding glycosyltransferase, translating into MESNNPKQILIVPLDWGLGHTTRCVPLIRYLQQLGHHITVGGNEWQRKYITETFPGIETIHLDGYNVSYSKHGKGFMFAILQQIPKLLRNVRKEHEWLIELSEKRKFDGIISDNRYGLFHPTIPSVIMTHQVLAQTGMGNTADSLLRRLHYRFLTRFGQCWVVDVPGIPNLSGKLGHPSPMPRNAKFAGLLSQIIPNAHIAEDHLLVLLSGPEPQRTMLSHILWEQLKDHKGKVVFVEGSDKAPRQANNSTFGQNGRYFLRITKDSLQPLIEDASIVICRSGYSTLMDLAVLYKKAILIPTPGQTEQEYLGKHLHKEGVFFHAPQKNFDLQHALTDAQLFPFKKLELHGAHELYKGVVEEWVKSL
- a CDS encoding VOC family protein, producing MANNRVVHFEIQADDIERAKKFYENTFGWQVPQMMKESEGGMMDYWGLVTGPDGTPGINGGLYKRGSDKLYTYDCTIMVDDVDKAMEDVKKNGGKIRVEKAEIPGVGFFAGCEDTEGNRFGLMQATEWKP